AATACTTGTTACATGTAATGTTTAATAATTATGTGTGTGAATATGTTTGCAATTGTGTTGACTTCAGCTGTGGCTACCCAGAAACCTCCAGTGATGTTTGGGGGTAGGGTGAGTGGCACACACTTACACAGTGCTGGGATCTAGAACATAATCCCAGCTCCTGCCATGGTCCTGGGGTTGGGGGCACATGGTCATTCAGGATGGCTGTGGGCCAGCCCTCTGCAGTTCTTTCATCTGAAGGGAGGTCATTCGGAGTGATCACAGATCTCCACTGGTGACTCTCAGACAGCTGGGAAATAGCCATTATGTCCCTGGGTGGTGACAACAACAGAAAATGTTGCCAGTTCCTGCCTGCAGTTTCATTGAAAAGGGTGCATTTTAGCTTTAAGTTCCTTTTGCTCAGGAGGGACTTAAATGTTGCTCAAGGCTGACTTTTACTGGGAAGTGAAAGGGAAATTGGGTGCTATTAGGAGGACGGGGTGGTTGCTGGGAGCTCAGGTAGGACAGAGGTCATCTTCAGTATGTCCTTGCTGCTGGTGCAAGTCAAAGATTGTCTCTAACAGGAATAAttgaaattttagtttatttttgttgaaaGTGAGATATGCCTATGATGCCAGTTAATGAATCTGATACATTTCAGTAAGAAAGCCTTTCATTTTTAccaggtgtttgttttctttaggaATCTGTGGAGCTTCCTCTCACTCATCCTGAATATTATGAAGAGATGGGCATAAAGCCCCCTAAGGGGGTCATTCTCTATGGTCCACCCGGCACAGGTACGTATGCTGCACTGGTTGCTTTCCAGGCACTGAGCTCATCTCTTGAGCAGTGGCATTAGCTGCTTATAATGACTTAGCTGTTGAGTGAGGATGCCACTTCCTTAGTTTAAAAATGTGCTCTAAGCAACATTTTGGACGTTTTTGAATAAGCACCTCCTCTGGAAACATACCTATTACATGAAAGTATGTTTTTCTGTGTAATAGATGTACTAAGAAACTGAACTATCTTAGGCTTGTAACTGTAGACTTAACAGAGTTAATGTGTTACAAACAGTAGTAGGGATTACAACCGGCACCCCCCAAAAATGCCTGCTCAGTGTGAGTGCATTTCTTAAATGTGCTAGATTTATATGTTGTAAAAcataatacttttaaatatttttaagagtattGTATGTTGAAAATAGTttgtaagaagaaataaaaataaacaggctGCTCAACTTTGGCTGTACATTGGAATCACCTtggtagctttaaaaaatactgatgcctgctCCCCTCCCTGAAGATTCTGGTCTGTTCATCTGGAGTGTGGCCACGCATCAGCACCTTGGTGCAGGACCACTGATTTAAAAGCTACCCTGTGCTGTTCAGATTAGGTTCATTCTTCTGGTCCATTGGTGCTGAGTGAGTATAACACTGGATGAATGAACGGATgaagataaaaatgtatatacatatttggtTCATTATACAGTAAGTTGACCTGAGTAAGTTGTATAGCCCAGGGCTTCGTAAATTCATCGTTACGTAAATTCCAAAGGAAGAGAGGTCATTTGATTGAGTGAACTGAAGCCATGGTTCCCAAGAGGAGCTGTACTGAGGATTGCCCACACTGGAGGGACGGGGAGCCAGCTGTACTCTGAGGCAGGGAGCTACTGCAGCCTGTCATTTTATAGCCCAGGAAAGTGAGCTTCGGAGAGGCCAGCGACTGGCCCAAGGCCCTGTAGCTCTGGGGGTTGAACTGGTactggggctggagctggaacACAGGCCTTCTGACCTGCAGCCATGAGCCTTCTTTGGGGCATATGTACTGCAAAGGGCTAGAGTGAAGCACTGGGTGGCAGGCCtgtcaggaggaggaagagactgGTTCAGGGATCCCCCTGGCCATTGAACATCCCAGCAGCTGAACTCGGCTGCTTCTAGACTGTAACATCCCATCCATTTAGAAGGTCCTTCTGGTCTTCTGTCTGCCATCCTTAATTGTTGCTCTCAGGGAGCAGTCCAGCCACTCCTGGCCACCCAACTGAGGGAACATCACTGCACCATCTTGTTACAAAGCTTAGCTCCTTGTCCTCCTTCCCACTTGCACAAACTCTTTTctgtcactcactcactcactcactcactcagtcactcactcactcactcactcacctgCCAGCCTGCTCCCCTTCCCCTATAGGGCTAATGGTGGTCCTCTACCAGCTCTGGCTCTAACAGCCTCTATGTCCTGAGGTCACTTCCCAGCCCTCACCATCAAAGGGGCCATGGTCTTGAGCTCTAAAGTTCTCAAACTGGTACTCTTCACTGACTCTTGTTCTTGACCTGAAAGAGGAGTATCAGGGAACAGAGCAGGCTTGGAAATGTAGGTCTTCCTGAGATTAGTGAGGAACTTCCCATAGGGGCACACTGCAAACAGAAAAGTCTCTTGAGTTTTCAGCAGCTCTCCACTATGGGCTTCATCAGGAGCTGGTCTTGGCTAAGCTGACTGAGCCCTGGGGCAAGCCCACAGCAGCATCTTCAGGTAGCCCCGGAAGGAACGGTGTCCTTTGGTCAAAACCTAGGACTCCCAGGTCTTTTTCTCATCACTGATAGTTTTGTAGGAGTTGAGTTTGGTTCTCTTACCCTGGTTGCATGAGTCAGCTTAATGTTATATGCAAATTTGAATAACTTGCAGTAATAAGTATTTTTTGACATTATCATGATGAATTTAGgaagacaattaaaaataatgaaaatacgtTTTTTAAGTTCTTCTAAATTTCCTCATCTGCTTTGGAAAACATAATGCCTTTCATAGAGGGTTCCACCCATTCTTGATGTCTTTTTAAGGTGGTGATGAGAGTTTTAAAGTTAGAACAGCActtgaggtttttttccctttttctttttcaatctaaAATAGGTAAAACCTTACTAGCCAAAGCAGTAGCAAACCAAACCTCGGCCACTTTCTTGAGAGTGGTTGGCTCTGAACTTATTCAGAAGTACCTAGGCGATGGGCCCAAACTCGTTCGGGAACTGTTTCGAGTTGCTGAAGAACACGCACCATCCATCGTGTTTATTGATGAAATTGATGCTATTGGGACAAAAAGGTAGACTTTTTCTTACCTCCTCTGCATTGTTTAGAGGTAAAAACCCATGTAGCTCTTCTCTGAGAATGAACGACCGTTGGGCACTCCCTACATAGCTTGCATGTTGGTTTGCCATGGTCCCTACTGTGCAGCTAGCTCTCCGTGGGTGCTCTAGGCTCTGCTCTCCCATGTGCCAGGTAACAACTACCTGGCAGTTGACTGGTCAGTCGTAGCTGTGCCTTGAGCACCCACTTTGAGCCTGGCACCATCCAGACTCTGGAGACACAGCCGTGAAGATGAGTCTTGCCCTTGAGGAGCTTAAATGTGGAGGctaaataaatgatataatttcAGGCGTGAAAACTGCTATAGGGAAAATAACGTGTTGCTTAAGTTGGGCTTTGGGAGGGTGTGACATACAGGTTTGGACAGAGCTGTATTTTGTCATTCTCCTTTAACAGGAGATCAGTTGGGTCTTCACTCCTCCCTTGCTTCTTTTTCAAAGGTATGACTCCAATTCCGGGGGTGAGAGAGAAATTCAGCGAACAATGTTGGAGCTGTTGAACCAGTTGGACGGGTTTGATTCAAGGGGAGACGTGAAAGTCATCATGGCCACAAACCGAATAGAGACATTGGACCCAGCACTTATCAGACCAGGTcaggtttgcttttgtttcatcGTGGATTTTTTGTTTCATCGTGTGCTTATGTGGATTTGTATTTCTTAAGAGCACTTGGGgagaatataaataatatgtataaaggCAAATACGCCTTGAAACTTAGAATAACTTACTAAAACTATGTCCTCTTGAGGTAATAGTTAAGTAAGATCGTGATTGTGGTCTGTGTAGCTTGGTCCCTTTCAGCGtcaagatgtcttttttttttttttttaagaaataattcatCTGATAGCATAGGTCCATTTTTTACATTCAGGTAGTACCAAAAGAAGCAGTAGCTAATTTGTTTACTCTCTTCTGTAATGTTTTTAACATGGTTGATCTTTTTCCACTAACTATGCCATATAGGAATCactcatttcatttgtttctgaaagTACCAGAGCAGAAAGGATTTTTTAAACGAGATGAATTCAGATGTTGACTTTACAGACTACAGAGATGAGTGTTTGCTCTTTAAGATTTGGACCTCCTTCCCACACGTCACTGTGTGTCTGAGACCACATGTGTGAGGAGACAAAGGCCACTCCctgagccagggctggggtgcccAGGGGTGTGACTGAAAACCTTCTATACCCACAGGCCGCATCGACAGGAAGATCGAGTTCCCCCTGCCCGATGAAAAGACGAAGAAGCGCATCTTTCAGATCCACACGAGCAGGATGACGCTGGCCGACGACGTAACCCTGGATGACTTGATTATGGCTAAAGATGACCTCTCTGGTGCCGACATCAAGGTGAGAACCTGGGCTGGATTGTACCTCTTTGTTTTGTCACGTGTCTGTGAGTTTGGACATTTCTTTGCAGGTGACCAGAGTTTAAAGCAAGGCCTGGCATTTAGAAAAATTTCAAGCTTTCAGAGAAGTTCCAAAAATAGTAAACACCCATATATTCATCACCTCCATTTACCAGATGTTACccttttacctgtttcttttctctctgtatggagaaacacacttttttttcctgagccaTTTGAAAAAAGTATCCTAAAGGCCATAACCAGATAGAATCTTCAATGccaggattttgtttttaatcacatCATGTTGCTTGggttcttattttacttttggcaaGTAATTATTgaggaaataaatacattagaATAAATACTGTACTGAAACGTGTAAATATTTAACCAGAATGCATGTTCTCTACAACtgtagataaatgaaatagatgtACACTCTATGTGGCCTCTAAATTTCTGGAtataattttatctatttctcAGGAAGATTACTCCCTTTAACAAAAGGAGAGCTGTGAGAATTTACTGACCTgccaggccacacagctggttagAACCTGAGCCAGTCTTCTTCCTTAGGGAAATACTCCCAGTTTATACCATCTCAGGTCCtttgagaaaataattagaatgcttaaaacattaaaaaaaatcaaatcgttCCCAAATGGTTTGAGAAATCTGTGGTTAGTCTGGCTGCCTACACCAGCTTTCAAAATAGTGCTCTCTGAATTGTTAGAATAAAAAGTATTTCACTTTCTGAACGTACTATTCTTTCTTACAGGCAATCTGTACAGAAGCTGGTCTGATGGCCTTGAGAGAACGTAGAATGAAAGTAACAAATGAAGACTTCAAAAAGtctaaagaaaatgttctttataaAAAACAAGAAGGCACCCCCGAGGGGCTCTATCTCTAGCAGACCACAGTTGCCTTCCAGGGAAAGGTTGGGAGTGTCCTGACCCCTCCGAGGTGTgagggcagggaggctgcccaggagTCTGCGTGCCGGTTGATCTTCGTTAGCAGAGCATCCCGAGTACCTTTCGAGCATGATGTGTAGGATGCCCGTGGGGCTGCCTTCGTCTGTTGGTCACGTGCAGTGCTCTCTTCCCAATAAAGCGTGCTCTTTCTCAAACACTGAATCCTGTTTCTGGACCCTCCTCACCTGCCACTCAGCAGCAGCAAGTGGGTGGATCCAGGTGTTGCGGAAGCTTCTGGGTGACCAAGAGGACTGCAGACTTCAACACCTGCTGCCCTCATGTCACATCCCCAGAGCTGGTGGCAGCTGTTCAACAGCGGCTAATGGGAAAGAAATGATCGTAAGTAAATAGCCAGCCatcttttgttgtttaagcctcaAAGGCTGAGTTCATATGGCTGTGGCTTCCCTTTTGGAAGATCTGTGGAGCACGTGAGTTCTCAGCATTCTGGAGGCAGGAAAGAAGTGTTGGTGTTGCTAAGAGACTGAGGGTTcctaaaagaaatctcaaaagggCAGGGCTAAAGAATCTCATACCAGCCCTAACATTCCGTGTTCTCGGGCTCAGAACCTCATCCCTCCCAAGAGTGTTCAAATATGTGTCAGAGCTTCCCTTTCTTCATCTATTTCCTactcttgtctttcctttctgaaCAGTCTCAGAGCCCATAAGTGGGGCAGATCAAAGAAAGCCTCCACTTGGGTGGCTGGCCAACTTCCTTGGGTGCTCGGAGACACTCTTTAGAACATGTTCTAGCTGTGCTGCCCTCCCCTTCTTTTTCCCAACCCGTGTCCGTTGATTTCTAGCCAGAATTCTAGTCCACAACACTGGCTCTTCTGGCTGAGCTGCCATGGAAGCATGCTTCCAGCAATTCTAGAGAgcgtgatttaaaaaaaaaaaaaaaaagagccggAGAGAAGTGGTccacttttttaaaagcaagacctCAGAGAAGGTAAAGCAACTTCCTCTCAGATGTTACAGCTCTTAGAAATCAGAATGAGAGTGTGGCCAACATGGCTGAAAGCGTACCTTCAGCACGTGTCACAGGCGGGGCTGGCTCTGATAGGAAGGAGCTGGCTCCGCTTTCCACTCTCTGCAACCGTGGTCCCTGTGAGCTCCCCTGCAACAGGGGCCTTATTTGTTCTGGCAGTGCTGTCCACGCTGTGCTGTGCACACACAGTCCCCTAACAGGGGTCCTGTTAGAGCCCAGGTGCTGACAGCCGGGCTTCGGTGGGGCCTGAGGGTCTGCATGGctcacaagctcccaggtgatgctggctGCTGGGTCCATAGAGATGTCACCGGGTAGGGCTCAGGGAATAAGAGCTCTGAACACATTTGATAGGGTGAGAACACCATGTTTTAAGCGACTCCCCACTGCTTTGGTCTGAAGATAAGGGCAAAATCTCTAACCAGCCCCAGGGAGGGGGTCCTAGTATTGAGCAAGAAGACCTTTCTTTCAACTGCAAGACTCAGGAGACTTGGCAGGACCACCAAGGATGCCAACTGAGAAGGTACATTCACCCTGGCAGGGCAGGCCCTGGCTGGGAAGGGGAAGAGCGGACCTAACGAGAACTCACACCAACCATGACAGGTGCAGTTATCACTGGCGTGATTCTTgtctatgtacatacatatacatattcacatatataaTATGCAGAATAGCTTTTGTGTCATTTGCACATACAAAAATGTGCAAGAGGTGAGAGACTGAGAATCCAGACACAAACTATCAGGCAGAGGTCTTAACACACGTCTGCACATGTGTCCCCATCTCTCCTGGCTCCTCCTGGCTCCCACAGGGCAGGCACCCTCCCCTCCTGGTCTCTAGTCCTCAAGCAgcagctccagctcctccagcGGCAGGCGCACCCGGAGCTCCTTCTCCGTCATCAGGTCCAGAATCTCCTGCATCTCATCGGGGAAGTACTCCACGGCGTCCATGTACAGCACCTGGGGCGGAGAGCAACACCCTTGTCAGCCGGCTGCCCCGCCCGCTGCCCCcccacagcccctgctccccTTCGCTGTCCTAACCCGGCAGCGCCTCCACGTGCTTCAGGAAGGACACTGAACTCAAAAGCAGAAGGCAAGTGAGTAAACTCAAAGTATGGCCCTCTCTTTCCAAAGCGGGGCCAGGAGTTGGCAGACACTGTGGTCGCCATCAGTCTGGTTCCTGAATGCCTCCTGATGGGGGCTCAGTAGGGCAAAGCTGGGACACAGGTCCCAacgctctgagcagtggggcTGAGCTTTGGACAAATGCTGCGAACCAGCTGCCCGCAGCAACGCTCCCACGAAACACCAGCTCCagtgcagagaacagaaacaatgCCCCTCAGTCTCCAAAGGGGATACTTTGACTCTGGAAAGGCCTGGGAGGCGCCCTGTCCCCATGACAGTGAGAGACAAGGCTTTGCAGGAAGGTCCGTGGGAACCTGAAGAGACATGGCCTTTAGAACTTACCTTTGCCCAAGGACAATTCTGAAGCGCTTTGTAGAACACgcctttgcttctttctttatttcctaagGAAACCTGAGGCAAGGGGAAAAAGCACAGAACTGATGAAAGAAGCCAAGGCCGTCCCGGTGCTGATCCACCCGTCACCGCCACCGTGGCTGCTGGGTGGTGTGGGTCCAGGTACCACGGACGCCCTCAGGGGCCACTGCTGTGTCTCAACAGGCCTGGAATCGACCTTCAACCCTTGACTAGTTTTCATCTCCTCCTTCACTGTGGGCCATCATGCCTGGCGCGACGAAGGGCGCCGAGAAAGAGGCCTCCTGTGTGAGGTGAGGGTGATCTCTttacacagaaaatatttgcttgaACAGTTGCTATTTTCTGAAAACTATCTTAGAGAAACGAGATAACCGCAATCACTGAATCAGTAACCTTATCAAAAGCAAATTGCCAGTGAGGAATTTCAGTCTGAGAGTGCAGATATCCAGCACGTTTTTAACCACATTCTTATACTAAGATATAAAATCCTTATATCTTACCTCGACTCACAGGCGCGTTTCCCACACCAGCTGTGGAAGCTGGAGCAGTGTGtgcccccccatccccatccccccgGGCCTCTCCCAAGACCCAGGAAGGGATCTGTCCACCCTCCAGGGAGTCCCAGCCCACCGGGCAGCTCCCCGGGCGGGCGCCTGCCGCTGTGAGTGGGCACAGGCCGAGCTTGTGCAGCTGCAGTCTGTTCCAGGGCTCCCTGCCCGCCCGCCTCCCCCAGACTTCCCACTCCCACAGGAGCGCTTTCCCACCAGGCGGCTGGTGCATGGTGTCGGATGGGACCGGTGAGGA
The window above is part of the Hippopotamus amphibius kiboko isolate mHipAmp2 chromosome 4, mHipAmp2.hap2, whole genome shotgun sequence genome. Proteins encoded here:
- the PSMC1 gene encoding 26S proteasome regulatory subunit 4, which encodes MGQSQSGGHGPGGGKKDDKDKKKKYEPPVPTRVGKKKKKTKGPDAASKLPLVTPHTQCRLKLLKLERIKDYLLMEEEFIRNQEQMKPLEEKQEEERSKVDDLRGTPMSVGTLEEIIDDNHAIVSTSVGSEHYVSILSFVDKDLLEPGCSVLLNHKVHAVIGVLMDDTDPLVTVMKVEKAPQETYADIGGLDNQIQEIKESVELPLTHPEYYEEMGIKPPKGVILYGPPGTGKTLLAKAVANQTSATFLRVVGSELIQKYLGDGPKLVRELFRVAEEHAPSIVFIDEIDAIGTKRYDSNSGGEREIQRTMLELLNQLDGFDSRGDVKVIMATNRIETLDPALIRPGRIDRKIEFPLPDEKTKKRIFQIHTSRMTLADDVTLDDLIMAKDDLSGADIKAICTEAGLMALRERRMKVTNEDFKKSKENVLYKKQEGTPEGLYL